CTTCCTTTAAGATCAATATTTTCATCCCGCTGCTCGGAGCCATAGCCACGTTTCTGCTCATGATCCAGCTCAATATTGCGGCCACCATTGCCTCCATCTTTATTATACTCCTTATTTTCCTTTGGCTTACCCGAAAACGTTTGGAATTGGGTTCGGGCGATGTCTGGCAAAGTGTATGGAGTTCTATCGTCAAATTCGGGTTAAAAAACCTCAACAAAGGGGATGTGCACAAAAGGAATTGGGAACCCAATATTTTACTATTCAGCGGAGGTACCCATGCCAGGCCTCATTTGCTGGAATTCAGTACCTCCATCGCCGGCAGAAATGGGATGATTTCCAACTTCGACCTCATTGAGGATAAATCGGCTAAAATTTTGTTCCCCAAACAGCAACAATCCATTCTAAGCGAAGACCTCAATGATAATTCTATTTTTTTCAGAAGAAAAACCTGCAATGATATTTATGAAGGCATAGAAACGATCGCCGGCACCTACGGTTTTTCTGGCGTGGAACCCAATACCGTACTCATGGGATGGGCCAGAAATACCGAACATCCGGCGAAGTTTTCAAACATGATCAATGTTTTACATCAACTGGATTATAATATCCTTTTCCTGGATTACGACAAAAAAAGAGGTTTCGGAAAAAAGCAAAAAATTGATATCTGGTGGCGGGATTTGAGCCAGATCAGCTACTTTACCGTTCAACTGGTCAAATTGATGAACGCCTCTTCCGACTGGATGAATGCCTCCGTACGCTTTTTATATTACGATATTGAAAACAATGATAAAACAGTCATCGAAAAGGAAATGAGGAAACGGGTCAGTGAGCTTAGGAAAAGTGTAGAAATCAAAGTGATCCATAACCCAATTAAAAAACAACCTTTTTACGAAATCGTCAAAGCCAATTCTTTTGAGGCAGACCTGATCATCATGGATTTACCTGATTTGGGGGTAAAAAAAGCCAAAGGCTTTGTCGAAAAAACCAATGAATTGCTGAATATCCTCGGCACCACCCTTATTGTGAAAGCCTCCTCCAATTTTTATGAGGCAAGCCAATTCAACTCCGCCCTGGAAAAAATTTATGCTTCAAATAACACCTCCCCTTTTGATTCTGAACCAAGCCCTGCCAATGAAACACCTCTTGGTTCCTGTTCCTTTGATTTAATTGACCATGAAATCAAACACCTGGATGAACATATTCATCAACTGAATATCCAATTAGGCGGTGAGGTATATGCCAAATATGCAGAAATATTTAATACCCTTGCTACTTTGTTAAAAAGACAAAACCAAGGTTCCAAAAGTCTCTCCGGTGAAAAGCCGTCTCATAAAAAGGATGCTCATACCGCGCCTATTCCGGATATTTATGGCCTGGTGGCTGATTTGATAGAGGATTTAAAAGAAAACCGCCTCAGTATCTTGTCCAATACACTTACCACTGCAATGAATGCCCAGTTCGGTGGGATGGAACATTATATCGAACGGATGCCTGAAAAAATTATCCGCTCTTATCCGCCAAAACAATTAATTCCTCAATTTGAAGATACTGAATCAGTGAGGCGATTTAAAAAGGCCATTACCCGGCTGCCAGGAAACCCAAAATCAACTCTTTTTATAAAAAAAATTACCCGCAGCCACCTGCAGCAAACTTACCTGTTTCATTTTGAAAAAGTACTTCACCAATTTGGAGAAAGCGCCCTTTTGATCAATAATATTTTCCAAAAATGGTTCCTGTCTATGGGAGAGGCGGCAACAAGAGATGAAATGAACCTTAAAATAGATCAATTACAATCGCAAATCAAGGCCACCTTACTCCATGAAAACAGTCGATTCGTTGAAAGTCTGGATCATCTCGGACGCAAATTTTGCAATACGATATTAAAGGAAGTTGATTATACAAACAATGACGAACTCCCGGCACTTGAAGTGGAAAAACGACGGCCTTCCATGGTAAAAAGAATACGGGACAATGTCGTCCAGTATCCCCAGTATTGGCAACAAAATACCTTTTTGCTCAACAACCAACTGCTTTTGGATTTGCATTTGCAAAATCTTAAAAAGGAACTGTGGCCAATCCTCCTTGAAGTTAAAGAAAACCTTGTCAATGAAATGATCCTCCCGGGGAAAAAATTACTGGCAGGTATCTCTAAAAAAATAAATCATTTGACGGCCCACGAAATTGAAGCCCAGGAGAATAAGCTGATAGAGTTGGGAGCTGGCCTGGATATTGATGAAGTCATCAACAATTTAATGGCTAAAATTGATGCCCGGATCGCGATTTTTTGCAAAGAAACCAAAATCATCCCCCCTGCTCAAATAGAGCATTTCGACACTATGCAATTGGGGATAATCCCTGAAAGTATTGATGTTAAAAAGGTAACCGAATTCCTTATTGAATCCGAAATCGTTTCCAAACTAAAATCTGACTTGAAATCTGACTTTAACGCCATAAAATCGGAGTTACTGGTCATTGAAAATGCCTTGCGACTGGTTAAGTTCAGCCTTACTTCCAATCGTTCGGAAAACAATATTTTGCAGGAGGAAGTTAAAACCAGGATTGGGACACAATTCAAAGAAAGCGAGCAGCAATTGAAAAAAATCAGGTCACGGCTGAATGTACAAATGAATGACCTACGGCTCCAACTCGACAACCTTCTCTCAGGAGAAATCGTCATAAGTCGTGCCGGGCAGATGAATGGGATTATCCGGAAAGATAGAGCTCGTCGCGGCTTTAATCGATACGCCGGCCAAATCAGCCGTTTTTTTGAAAAGGCCAACAATCAATTGGATGACTGGATGATAAAACTCAGCGATTTATGGACCATTTCCGATCACCAATACAGAGTCAAATCGCTCCAAAACCCACACACCCGGCTAGCCAATTTTATCGACAAAATTGCTTTGTCCAAAAACCTGGAAACACAAATTCCACTTATTTACCATCAATTGTTCAGCGGAAAACAAAACGCTCCTTTAAAACCTTTGACCAATCGAAAACCTGAACTCGACGCCGCCGCAAAAGCCATTCATCGTTTCGAAAATGGAAGCGGCGGGGCTATTTTATTTACAGGAGAACCCCTTTCAGGCATCACCTACCTCATCGAAAATGTGTCCAATGTATTGGTAAAAAAGCAGATCATCCATATGCTTCCTCCAGGCAATCAAAACAAAAAATCTGAACAACTCATTCACGAAGCTCTGGTATTTTCAACGGGTATCCACCAGGAAACAGAACTGATTCTCAGCAAATTGCCTGAAGGAAGCGTGATCATTTTTGAAGACCTGGAACTTTGGTGGATCCGTAAATCAGGAGGCACTGATTTTTTAATTTACCTCAATAATTTAATCACGGAGTTCGGACAAAGGATTCTATTTTTACTCAGTTGCAATATTTATTTTTATCAACACATACGACAATACATAAACCTGGATGATAACCTGCTGGATACCATAATGGTAAACCCATTAAGTACCCAGGAGCTCAAACACATCATCCTGAAAAGGCATCAAAGCTGCGGAGTCACTTTTTACTGGAAACAAAAATCAGAAAACAACCTTGGCATTCGTGGACTGAACAAGCTTTTCAAAAGAATCACCACAGCATCCGGTGGAAATATTGGAACAGCACTACACCTTTGGCTCGGTAATGTAACCCGGGCCGAGGAAAATAATTTATACCTCGGGCCGGTAGAACTCGGTGAAATCCCCCCTGTTTTATCCACGGAATGGGAAACCATGCTCCTTCAGTTTTTACTGCACAAACAACTGACCCTCACAAAACTTTTCCAGGTTTATGACCATCAGGAGGAAGAAAAAACCAAAGGAATTTTAATGAGCCTTTTGAGGGCTAATTTTGTAGTAGAATCTTCAGGGAAAATCCTAAAAATAAATCCTCCTCTTATACCCTATCTGATTCGGTATTTCAGAAGAAAGGAACTGATTTGATAAAAAAATTGACTCATATGGACTTTAATAACATACCGACAAGCCTGCTGATCTTATTGCTTATCCGAGCATTTTGGATCGTAGCCTTCTTTGGATTCATCCAACACATTCTCCTCAAAGCCATCAGGAATGAACGGCTCCATGATTTTGTGGCATTTTACACCCCCCTTTTTAAAAATGTTGCCTGGATTTTATTCACCATTAATATGATTTATACCCTGGCAAAAGTAAACCCGATAGTATCCATGGCCGTAATCGGATCCTTACTGGCATTAGGCTGGCAACCCGCCCGGGATTTTATCCAGGGAACGATATTCCGTTTTCAAAACGGAGATATTTCCGGACAGCTTTTAAAAATAAAACACTTTAGCGGAGTGGTCAGTAAAATGAATAATACAAAAATAGAACTTCGTATCAAAAATGGTGAGATCGTACAAATCCCATACAGCAGGATCGTTTCAGCATTCACCACAAAACCTGCCGCTTCTGGAAGGCAAAAAACGGGCAATATTATCATAGACCTCTCCCCGTCGGATCATTTTGAATCGAAAAAGAAAGAATTAAAAGAAAAATTGTTGAATATGCCCTGGGTGGTTTCCTCCAAAGGGATAACCATCGAAAAACTCGAAAGCCGGGATGAAAAAAGACAATTGAAAATTTCTTTTTCAACCGCTGACGCTGATCATGTGGATCGGGTTTTGGAGGGGTTAAAAGGCAAGGATTGAGAAAAATATTTTATTTTTGAAAAAAGTTCTTTACGATCTGTATTAGATATTTAATAAAAATAAATTGACCTATTTGCCACCACTCCACCCCGTCCCTAAAGAGGAGTCATCCCCAAAATAGGTCAATCTAATTTCAAAGTGTTCCTTAGCCCCATTGCCGCCATCATTATTATGTAAACCATAACCAGACTATGAAAAAGTCCATCATCTTTTTTATCGCAACCCTCCTAATCCTCTCCTGTGGACAGGAAAAATCAAACCCACCTGTGAAAAGATTACAATTAACCCTTGACCTCGCCAACGAACTGGCAGAGTTGCCCATCAAGTGCATGGAACAGGAATACCCGAACAAACTGGGGCAGGTACTTGCTTCCGATGAAAACCTGGGCGCACCGCGCGAACTTCACCCTGCCTTTTATGGCTGCTTTGACTGGCATTCATCCGTACATGGTCATTGGATGTTGGTGAAATTGTTAAAAACTTTCCCTGATCTCGACAAAAGGGATACCATCCGGCAGAAACTTGCCGCCAATCTTACAGCTGAAAACATAAAAAGAGAAGTGGATTATTTCCAGCTTCCTGATGAAAAAAGTTACGAAAGAACCTATGGCTGGGCCTGGTTGCTTAAGCTGGCCGAAGAATTGTACACCTGGGACGATCCTCAAGCCAAAGAGTGGTCTTCCAACCTACAACCCCTTACCGACCTCATCGTAGAGCGATATCTCGATTTTTTACCGAAACTCCTCTACCCCATCCGCGTGGGGGAGCATCCCAATACGGGGTTCGGACTGAGTTTTGCTTATGATTATGCAAAAACGACAGGGAATGGAGTGTTGCTGGCCCTTATCGAAGAACGTGCCCGCACCTATTTCCTAAACGATACGAATTGTCCATTGAGCTGGGAACCTTCCGGTTTTGACTTTTTATCTCCCTGTCTTGAAGAAGCAGATATCATGAGAAGGGTTTTGTCCCAGGAAGAATTTAAAACATGGTTTGATGGGTTCCTGCCACAGCTAAAGAAAAAAGATGCCATGTTTGCGCCGGGACAGGTATCAGACCGTTCGGATGGAAAATTAGTCCACCTGGATGGCGTCAATTTGAGCCGTGCCTGGTGTCTTTACGGCATCGCAGAAGCTATTCCTGAATATGCCCATCTGAAGGCCATAGCCAATGAACACATGAACTTCACCCTCAAAAATATCAAAGACGACGATTACGCCGGCGGACACTGGCTGGCTTCCTTTGCCATTTATGCACTGACGGAATGATTTTTTGATGGTTTGATTTTTTGATGCTGCGATAGTTTGATATTGCGATAGTTTGATGCTATGATAGTTTGATAAGTTTCATCAAAAAAACGCCCCAATCCTGTAAATCCCAAAATCCTAAAAATCCTGATCCTGACAAGGAAAATGTATAATTTTTTGAGCGCTTAAATATTCTAATATCCAGATGCCTAATGTCCTTAGGAAGTCCATCGTAGCATTATAGCATTGTATCATCGTAGCATTGTATCATCGTAGCATTGTATCATCGTAGCATTGTATCATCGTACCATTGTATCATCGTACCATTGTATCATCGTACCATTGTATCATTATTTCATCGTAGCATTATAGCATTGTATCATCGCAGCATTGTATCATCGTAGCATTATATCATCGTAGCATTATCTCATTTAAACCCATCCGCCACAACCAAATCCTTGCTTCCCGGCGTATAAGCATAAAACCCTTCTCCCGATTTACTGCCCAGTTTACCGGCCATCACCATGTTCACCAAAAGCGGACACGGGGCATATTTCGGATTACCGAAACCGTGGTAAAGGACTTCGAGAATAGACAAACATACATCCAGCCCGATAAAGTCGGCCAGCTGCAGCGGGCCCATCGGATGAGCCATGCCCAACTTCATTACCGTATCGATCTCTTCCACTCCTGCAACGCCTTCAAATAGCGTATAAATGGCCTCATTGATCATAGGCATCAATATCCTGTTGGCCACGAATCCCGGGTAATCATTGACTTCTACCGGTACTTTGCCGAGGTTTCGTGAAAGCTCCATGATGATCCGGGTGACTTCGTCTGTGGTACTGTATCCGCGGATGACTTCGACGAGTTTCATGACAGGCACCGGATTCATAAAGTGCATGCCGATCACCTTATCCGGGCGGTGGGTCGCGGCAGCTATTTTAGTAATGGAGATAGAGGAGGTATTGGAAGCGAGAATGGCTCCGTCAGGCGCATATTGATCCATTTGGCCAAATATTTTGAGCTTCAGATCAACGTTTTCGGTAGCGGCCTCCACCACGAGATCCGCATGGCTGATGCCTTCAACCATATCTGTAAAAGTCGTGATATTGGCCAGCGTTTCGGATTTATCTGCTTCCGAAATTTTTTCCTTACTGACCATCCTGTCCAGGTTCCGGGAAATGGTGCTAATAGCCTTTTGGAGGGCATCAGGGGAAATATCAATGAGATGGACTTTGTATCCTTTCATGGCAAAAACATGCGCAATACCGTTTCCCATTGTTCCTGCTCCAATGACAGATATATTTTTCATATTATTAAAATTTTACTGGTTAGGCTAAAGCAAAAAGGTACTCTATATAGAAAAAAGGAGTCCTGATCGTTTTCGCAAAAGTACGCTTAAAAGCTATATTTTAAAAACCCTGTAAGCTTTTTGAAGGAAAGAAAACAAAAGAAAAGAATAACTCCCTTAACATAGAAAGAAATTTTTAACTGAGTAAAATTATTTTACAAAATAAAGGATAAATTAACTAAGTTTATCCAATAAATTCAAACCATGAGGTACGTCCCTGTTATTTTGATCCTTTTAAGTTTTTGTTTTACCCGGAACTCCCATGCTCAAACGCCTGACACAAATGCCTACAAAGGAGTCGCCGCCGTCGTCTTTCTTGATTCATTTGTTGTTTCTGCCAAACGGCAAGGCTTCAACCCGGAAGAATTTATCCAATACGTACTGGAGGACGAGAGTTTTTACAGGGCCTTTAAGAACCTTCGGCGAGTGGGTTACGAAGCCGAAAACAGCATTGTGGTATTGGATAAAAAAGGAAAGACAAAAGCCTCCTATACCAGTTCAACCCAGCAATTTTCGGATGGCCGGTGCAGGAGCATGGAAGTCATTACCGAAAAATCATCCGGAAAATTTTTTAAAGGGAAAGAAAGGGAATATCGCTATTATACTGCAAAACTATTTGACCATATTTTTTTCACCCACGGTACCGTTTGTGAGGCTAACGAGTTAAAAAATGCCCGCATTGCTGATATGGAGCCGCCAAAGGGTAAGGTAGAAAAACACATTTTCGAACTAAAAAAATTGATTTTCCAGCCGGGCATGAAAGCTGATGTACCCATCATCGGCGGCCGGACAGCCATTTTTTCTGAAAAAATGCGCCCGTTTTATAATTATTCTTTACTGTCTAAAAATTACGAAGGAACAGATTGCTATGCCTTCATTGCGTCTCCGAAGCACGATTTTTCGATGGACGATACAATCATTAAATACATGGAAACCTATTTTGAAAAATCAAATTTCCAGGTCGTTGCCCGAAATTACTGGCTTCAATATTCCGGGGCACTTTTTAGTTTTGATGTAAAAATGAAAATCAGGCTTACCAAAAAAGAAGATCTCTACCTGCCTTCAAATGTGGAATATGATGGCTATTGGAATGTTGCGCTAAAAACGGCCGAACGAGCCCGGTTTGTCACTTCCTTTTCGACGTTCAAATTACCATAATTCAAAAACTAAAATATCTGGCTGTTCAATTTATCAAAATTGCTTATCTTGGTACCTCAATAGAACCAAATTCAGTATGTCTAAAAATATAAGCTCACTCTCCGGGCGCCAGGGGCTGGAGAACAACCTTTTTGACCGCATCAGCGAACGCCCTTCCCGCGAAGCTCTTGGCAAGCTGGCCGAGGAATTTTTGATCGGGAAAGCCAATACTTTCGGGGCGGTCACCTTTTATGATTTCCTTAAACCTGAAAACCAGGGCAAAGCCGTTTATGTCTGCAATGGTACCGCCTGTATGTGCGCCGGAACGCAGGAAAATTTGAATACTGAACTCGAAAAACATATTCCAGCTGAGGCCATCGGCCACATGACCTGCCTCGGACGCTGCCATGAAAACGGAGCGTTCCAATACAACGGCAAGAATTATTCGAACCTGAGTGAATCCGAGATAGCCAATTTGTTCAGCCAAAAGGAATTGGAAAAAGCAGATCACTACCATGTACAACATCTCGGCACTCCTGTGCTTACCAAAAGTTATGATCCGGACACACTACACAGCATTATTTCTGATTTCCTAAAAAAAGACCCCACAGCAGTTCTTGAAGAGATCATTGCTTCGGGGGTTCGGGGCCGTGGAGGAGCGGGTTTTCCAATGGGCATAAAATTCGAATCCTGCAGAAAAGCTGAGGGCCATCAAAAATTCATTGTCTGCAATGCTGACGAGGGTGATCCCGGGGCTTATTCCGATCGTTATCTTTTGGAA
This sequence is a window from Lewinellaceae bacterium. Protein-coding genes within it:
- a CDS encoding mechanosensitive ion channel, giving the protein MDFNNIPTSLLILLLIRAFWIVAFFGFIQHILLKAIRNERLHDFVAFYTPLFKNVAWILFTINMIYTLAKVNPIVSMAVIGSLLALGWQPARDFIQGTIFRFQNGDISGQLLKIKHFSGVVSKMNNTKIELRIKNGEIVQIPYSRIVSAFTTKPAASGRQKTGNIIIDLSPSDHFESKKKELKEKLLNMPWVVSSKGITIEKLESRDEKRQLKISFSTADADHVDRVLEGLKGKD
- a CDS encoding DUF2891 domain-containing protein, producing MKKSIIFFIATLLILSCGQEKSNPPVKRLQLTLDLANELAELPIKCMEQEYPNKLGQVLASDENLGAPRELHPAFYGCFDWHSSVHGHWMLVKLLKTFPDLDKRDTIRQKLAANLTAENIKREVDYFQLPDEKSYERTYGWAWLLKLAEELYTWDDPQAKEWSSNLQPLTDLIVERYLDFLPKLLYPIRVGEHPNTGFGLSFAYDYAKTTGNGVLLALIEERARTYFLNDTNCPLSWEPSGFDFLSPCLEEADIMRRVLSQEEFKTWFDGFLPQLKKKDAMFAPGQVSDRSDGKLVHLDGVNLSRAWCLYGIAEAIPEYAHLKAIANEHMNFTLKNIKDDDYAGGHWLASFAIYALTE
- a CDS encoding 3-hydroxybutyryl-CoA dehydrogenase, translated to MKNISVIGAGTMGNGIAHVFAMKGYKVHLIDISPDALQKAISTISRNLDRMVSKEKISEADKSETLANITTFTDMVEGISHADLVVEAATENVDLKLKIFGQMDQYAPDGAILASNTSSISITKIAAATHRPDKVIGMHFMNPVPVMKLVEVIRGYSTTDEVTRIIMELSRNLGKVPVEVNDYPGFVANRILMPMINEAIYTLFEGVAGVEEIDTVMKLGMAHPMGPLQLADFIGLDVCLSILEVLYHGFGNPKYAPCPLLVNMVMAGKLGSKSGEGFYAYTPGSKDLVVADGFK